From the uncultured Trichococcus sp. genome, one window contains:
- a CDS encoding aldo/keto reductase family protein has protein sequence MKYRNLGKSGLRVSEIALGSWLTYGKSVADQTAEQCIRTAYEAGINFFDTANVYEKGAAETVLGKVLKDYRRSSLVVASKVYFPMGDSPNDRGLSRKHIIESCDASLRRLDMDYLDLYQCHRYDPSVPMEETLWALDDLQRQGKILYAGVSEWPADKIQEAHKIARQHNFRPLVSNQPIYNMIERYIEVDVLPVSVANGMGQVVFSPLGQGILTGKYKAGHQVPEDSRAANSKLNSTMQKYLENELLLEAVGEIEALAHELEITMSQLALAWILRQPGVSSAIIGASRPEQIEDNIKAVDVELTDELLLGINQILLKVSSFKPRS, from the coding sequence ATGAAATACCGGAATCTAGGGAAAAGTGGTTTACGCGTCAGCGAAATTGCACTGGGCAGTTGGTTGACATACGGAAAATCAGTAGCGGACCAAACGGCGGAACAATGCATCCGGACTGCGTACGAAGCAGGCATCAACTTTTTCGACACAGCCAACGTTTATGAAAAAGGCGCTGCCGAGACCGTACTCGGAAAAGTGCTGAAGGACTATCGGCGCTCAAGTTTGGTTGTCGCCAGCAAAGTCTATTTCCCTATGGGGGACAGCCCGAATGACCGTGGCTTGTCACGCAAGCACATCATCGAATCATGCGACGCCAGCCTGAGACGCCTGGATATGGATTATCTGGACCTCTACCAATGCCACCGCTATGATCCGAGCGTACCGATGGAGGAAACGCTCTGGGCACTCGATGATCTGCAGCGTCAAGGCAAGATCCTTTATGCCGGCGTCAGCGAATGGCCGGCCGACAAAATCCAGGAAGCCCACAAGATCGCAAGACAGCATAACTTCCGGCCGCTCGTTTCCAACCAACCGATCTACAATATGATCGAGCGCTACATCGAGGTCGATGTACTGCCCGTTTCCGTCGCCAACGGCATGGGGCAAGTCGTCTTTTCCCCATTGGGACAAGGCATCCTGACGGGCAAGTACAAAGCCGGCCACCAGGTTCCGGAAGACAGCCGTGCCGCCAACAGCAAGCTGAACAGCACAATGCAGAAATATCTGGAAAACGAGTTGCTGTTGGAAGCAGTCGGGGAAATCGAAGCCCTAGCGCATGAATTGGAAATAACCATGTCGCAACTGGCTTTGGCTTGGATTCTGCGCCAACCTGGCGTCAGTTCTGCCATCATCGGCGCCAGCCGTCCGGAGCAGATTGAAGATAACATCAAAGCGGTGGATGTCGAATTGACGGATGAACTGTTGCTTGGCATCAACCAAATTTTATTGAAAGTGAGCAGCTTCAAACCAAGAAGCTGA
- a CDS encoding aldo/keto reductase, whose product MLNIDEHIMESLKKENADRLVALPDGSIMPQVGQGTWYLGEDPAKRQEEIEALRLGVQLGMTLIDTAEMYGDGKAERLVGEAIQGIRDQVYLVSKVYPHRASRNEILAACAESLRRLDTDHLDLYLLHWRGDVPLSQTIAGMEQLKAEGKIGRWGVSNFDVHDMQDLLSMEHGNQCQVNQVLYHLGSRGIEYDLLKWQREHNIPIMAYSPLAQGGRLRGQLLESEEVQSIAKKHGVKAIQIILAWCLIHPDVVAIPRSSNPDHTYLNAQASRIRLDDEDLKRLDARFPAPTFKTALDIL is encoded by the coding sequence ATGCTGAACATAGACGAACACATCATGGAATCCCTCAAAAAAGAGAATGCCGATCGATTGGTGGCGTTGCCGGACGGAAGCATCATGCCACAGGTAGGCCAAGGAACGTGGTATTTGGGGGAAGATCCCGCCAAGAGGCAAGAGGAGATCGAAGCTTTGCGTTTAGGCGTGCAACTCGGCATGACCCTCATCGATACAGCCGAAATGTACGGGGACGGGAAGGCGGAACGTTTGGTGGGGGAAGCGATCCAGGGTATCCGCGACCAAGTCTATCTTGTCTCCAAAGTTTACCCTCATCGGGCAAGCCGGAATGAAATTTTGGCTGCCTGTGCCGAAAGCTTGCGTCGATTGGATACGGATCACTTGGATCTCTATCTGCTGCATTGGCGCGGCGATGTGCCGCTTTCGCAAACGATAGCCGGGATGGAGCAGTTGAAGGCCGAAGGGAAAATCGGCAGATGGGGTGTTTCCAACTTCGATGTCCATGATATGCAGGATCTTTTGTCGATGGAACATGGGAATCAGTGCCAAGTGAATCAAGTTTTGTATCATTTGGGCTCCCGCGGGATAGAGTACGACCTGCTGAAATGGCAACGGGAGCACAACATTCCGATCATGGCCTACTCGCCATTAGCCCAGGGAGGCAGGTTGCGCGGGCAACTGTTGGAGAGCGAAGAAGTTCAGAGCATCGCCAAAAAACATGGAGTCAAAGCGATCCAGATCATTTTGGCATGGTGCCTCATCCATCCGGACGTTGTAGCGATACCGCGCTCTTCGAATCCCGATCACACATATCTCAATGCCCAAGCTTCCAGAATCCGTCTGGATGATGAAGATCTGAAACGGTTGGATGCACGATTCCCGGCACCCACTTTCAAAACTGCGTTGGATATTCTTTGA